In the Streptomyces sp. HUAS MG91 genome, one interval contains:
- a CDS encoding MFS transporter has product MNGITDSTGSWTPLRHGSFRNLAAGRMLVYFANAMAPVALAFAVLDTTGRATDLGLVVGARSLANVALLLVGGVVADRVRRTLVLQGSALAAAGVQAAIAVSVLLDATSIALLVVLSVLNGALAALSLPASASLTPQTVPHDLLRPANAVMRMATNIGAIAGSSLAGIVAAVFGPGWGLLGNAVAFTGAAVFFSGVKAAGEKSPAPAERVRPLRELAEGWKEFTARRWVWIVVVQFMVVNAVVAGGIQVLGPVVADDTFGRGVWGAVLAAQMLGAVAGGVLAARSRIRHALLVGVALVAVESLPLVVLAEAPGALLLSVAMFANGAALEQFGVAWDVSLQENVPADRLARVYSYDALGSFVALPLGEMAAGPVAAHFGVRSTLLTGAALVVGVTAAALCSRQVRTLTTGRSVERAAGREQTHEAAVT; this is encoded by the coding sequence ATGAACGGCATCACGGACAGCACGGGGTCGTGGACTCCCCTGCGCCACGGGTCGTTCCGGAACCTGGCCGCGGGACGCATGCTGGTCTACTTCGCCAACGCGATGGCGCCGGTCGCCCTGGCCTTCGCGGTCCTGGACACCACGGGCCGCGCCACGGACCTCGGCCTCGTGGTCGGGGCGCGGTCGCTGGCGAACGTGGCGCTGCTGCTGGTCGGCGGCGTGGTGGCGGACCGGGTGCGGCGCACGCTCGTCCTCCAGGGTTCGGCGCTGGCCGCGGCGGGTGTGCAGGCGGCCATCGCGGTGAGCGTGCTGCTGGACGCGACGTCCATCGCGCTGCTCGTGGTGCTCAGCGTCCTCAACGGCGCGCTGGCGGCGCTGTCGCTGCCCGCCTCCGCCTCGCTCACGCCGCAGACGGTGCCGCACGACCTGCTCCGTCCGGCCAACGCGGTGATGCGCATGGCCACCAACATCGGTGCGATCGCCGGGTCGTCGCTGGCGGGCATCGTCGCCGCCGTGTTCGGTCCCGGGTGGGGGCTGCTCGGCAACGCGGTGGCGTTCACCGGGGCCGCGGTCTTCTTCTCCGGGGTGAAGGCGGCCGGGGAGAAGTCCCCCGCGCCGGCCGAGCGGGTCCGCCCGCTGCGGGAACTGGCGGAGGGCTGGAAGGAGTTCACCGCGCGCCGCTGGGTGTGGATCGTGGTGGTGCAGTTCATGGTCGTCAACGCGGTGGTCGCGGGCGGCATCCAGGTGCTGGGCCCGGTGGTCGCCGACGACACCTTCGGCCGTGGGGTGTGGGGCGCGGTCCTCGCCGCGCAGATGCTGGGCGCGGTGGCCGGCGGGGTGCTCGCGGCCCGGTCCCGGATCCGGCACGCCCTGCTGGTCGGTGTCGCGCTGGTGGCGGTCGAGTCGCTGCCGCTCGTGGTGCTCGCCGAGGCGCCCGGGGCCCTGCTGCTCAGCGTCGCGATGTTCGCGAACGGCGCGGCCCTGGAGCAGTTCGGGGTGGCCTGGGACGTGTCGTTGCAGGAGAACGTCCCGGCGGACCGGCTGGCACGGGTGTACTCCTACGACGCGCTCGGCTCGTTCGTCGCGCTGCCGCTCGGCGAGATGGCCGCGGGCCCGGTGGCCGCCCACTTCGGGGTGCGGAGCACGCTGCTGACGGGCGCCGCGCTGGTGGTGGGGGTGACGGCGGCGGCACTGTGCAGCCGCCAGGTGCGGACCCTGACCACGGGCCGCTCCGTCGAACGGGCGGCGGGCCGGGAGCAGACGCACGAAGCGGCGGTGACGTGA